The following are encoded together in the Bos taurus isolate L1 Dominette 01449 registration number 42190680 breed Hereford chromosome 12, ARS-UCD2.0, whole genome shotgun sequence genome:
- the GPR183 gene encoding G-protein coupled receptor 183 isoform X1, with product MDIKMDNFTTPSAASLESDCDLYAHHHTARILMPLHYSIVFIIGLVGNLLALIVIIQNRKKINSTTLYSTNLVISDILFTTALPTRIAYYALGFDWRIGDALCRITALVFYINTYAGVNFMTCLSIDRFFAVVHPLRYNKIKRIEHAKCICIFVWILVFGQTLPLLINPMSKQEAERTTCMEYPNFEETKSLPWILLGACFIGYVLPLVIILICYSQICCKLFKTAKQNPLTEKSGVNKKALNTIIFIIVVFVVCFTPYHVAIIQHMIKKLRLPGLLECSQRHSFQISLHFTVCLMNFNCCMDPFIYFFACKGYKRKVMKMLKRQVSVSISSAVRSAPEENSREMTETQMMIHSKSLNGK from the coding sequence ATGGATATAAAAATGGACAATTTTACGACACCCTCTGCAGCTTCTCTGGAAAGCGACTGTGATCTCTATGCCCACCACCATACAGCCAGGATCCTCATGCCACTGCATTACAGCATCGTCTTCATAATTGGGCTTGTGGGAAACTTACTGGCCTTGATTGTCATTattcaaaacaggaaaaaaatcaactCTACCACTCTCTATTCAACCAACTTGGTGATTTCAGATATACTTTTTACCACGGCTCTGCCTACACGGATAGCCTACTATGCGCTGGGCTTTGACTGGAGAATCGGCGATGCCCTGTGTAGGATAACCGCTCTTGTGTTTTACATCAACACATACGCAGGTGTGAACTTCATGACCTGCCTGAGCATTGACCGGTTCTTTGCTGTGGTGCACCCCCTGCGGTATAATAAGATAAAAAGAATTGAACATGCAAAATGCATCTGCATATTTGTCTGGATTCTGGTATTTGGTCAAACACTCCCACTACTCATAAACCCTATGTCAAAACAGGAGGCTGAAAGGACTACGTGCATGGAATATCCAAACTTCGAGGAAACCAAATCCCTCCCCTGGATTCTGCTTGGTGCCTGTTTCATAGGATACGTACTTCCGCTTGTCATTATTCTTATCTGCTATTCTCAAATCTGTTGCAAGCTCTTTAAAACTGCCAAACAGAACCCGCTAACTGAGAAATCTGGGGTCAACAAAAAGGCTCTCaacacaattatttttataattgttgtGTTTGTTGTATGTTTCACGCCTTATCATGTTGCAATTATTCAACACATGATCAAGAAGCTTCGTCTTCCCGGTCTCCTGGAATGTAGCCAAAGACATTCATTCCAGATATCTCTGCACTTTACAGTATGTCTGATGAACTTCAACTGCTGCATGGacccttttatatatttttttgcatgtAAAGGGTACAAGAGAAAGGTCATGAAGATGTTGAAACGTCAAGTCAGTGTATCAATTTCCAGTGCTGTGAGGTCAGCCCCTGAAGAAAACTCACGTGAAATGACAGAAACTCAAATGATGATACATTCCAAGTCTTTAAAtggaaagtaa